A stretch of Flavobacterium sp. N1994 DNA encodes these proteins:
- a CDS encoding N-acetylmuramoyl-L-alanine amidase family protein produces the protein MIFKNKNTSILLVLVLLLCESVFSQKIPTFTIVLDAGHGGKDPGNSYHGYVEKDIALATTLKVGKLLEGEKGFKVIYTRTSDVFIELVERPKIANKANAHLFVAIHCNSVKNFEPSGTETFVMGLTRSNMNLEVSKRENSVILLEDNYKETYQGFDPKKPETLIGLAIKQEDNLNNSIQLATKIQDNFSNNLNRKTRGVKQEPLWVLDAAGMPGVLIELGFLSNAEEGEFLNSEEGQSKMAHQIANAIVSYRKDYFGESSAASEREETPTVNPTKKDTVEKRKEDTIEKRKEDTVKAKEIIEKKLPVVEASAPVYKVQLSAGSKKIATSPSNFKGLKKVSVHYYESIYKYMYGETTDLEEAKQLQSEARNKGFKDAFIVMIKEDKIVKVTI, from the coding sequence ATGATATTCAAAAATAAAAATACTTCTATACTGCTAGTTTTGGTATTGTTGCTTTGTGAATCGGTATTTTCTCAAAAGATTCCAACGTTCACTATTGTATTAGATGCTGGTCACGGAGGTAAGGATCCTGGGAATTCTTATCATGGGTATGTTGAAAAGGATATAGCCTTAGCTACCACTTTGAAAGTGGGGAAATTGCTAGAAGGTGAAAAGGGGTTTAAAGTTATTTATACTAGAACTTCAGATGTTTTTATAGAATTGGTAGAGCGACCAAAGATTGCTAACAAGGCGAATGCTCATTTATTTGTGGCTATTCATTGCAACTCGGTTAAGAATTTTGAACCTTCGGGAACAGAGACTTTTGTGATGGGGTTGACTAGAAGTAATATGAATTTAGAAGTATCTAAACGAGAGAATTCGGTAATCCTTTTAGAAGATAATTACAAAGAAACGTATCAAGGATTTGACCCTAAAAAGCCAGAAACACTAATTGGATTAGCTATAAAACAAGAAGACAACTTGAACAATAGCATTCAATTAGCCACAAAAATTCAAGATAATTTTTCTAATAACTTAAACCGAAAAACAAGAGGTGTAAAGCAAGAGCCACTATGGGTGTTAGATGCCGCTGGTATGCCAGGAGTTCTGATTGAGTTAGGGTTTTTATCCAATGCAGAGGAAGGAGAATTTTTGAATTCAGAGGAGGGACAAAGTAAAATGGCACATCAAATTGCTAATGCTATTGTAAGTTATAGAAAAGATTACTTTGGAGAATCTTCTGCTGCTTCTGAAAGAGAGGAGACACCTACTGTTAATCCGACCAAAAAAGACACCGTTGAAAAAAGAAAAGAAGATACTATAGAAAAAAGAAAAGAAGATACTGTAAAAGCTAAAGAAATAATTGAAAAAAAACTACCTGTTGTGGAAGCATCGGCTCCAGTCTATAAAGTGCAATTATCAGCAGGTTCAAAAAAAATAGCTACAAGCCCTTCTAATTTTAAAGGATTAAAAAAGGTTTCTGTTCATTACTATGAAAGTATCTATAAGTATATGTATGGAGAAACCACAGATTTAGAGGAAGCCAAACAATTACAGTCGGAAGCCCGAAATAAAGGATTTAAAGATGCCTTTATTGTGATGATAAAAGAGGACAAAATTGTTAAGGTTACCATCTAG
- a CDS encoding ABC transporter ATPase, whose product MYVPFENLPEDSKIWIYPSNRKFSDDEMTEIENDLKAFIENWSAHGTGLEASYLLKYNRFIILAVNQEVQQATGCSIDSSVAFIQNLEQKYQVDLLDKMNVTFKNGEHIAHKSLLDFKRMAKEKAVTANTIVFNNLVNSIEEFNESWEVPAGESWHSRFF is encoded by the coding sequence ATGTACGTTCCCTTTGAAAATTTACCCGAAGATTCCAAAATTTGGATTTACCCATCCAATCGCAAATTTTCAGACGACGAGATGACCGAAATCGAAAATGATTTGAAAGCTTTTATTGAAAACTGGTCGGCACACGGAACCGGTTTAGAGGCTTCTTATCTTTTAAAATACAATCGCTTTATCATTTTGGCAGTCAATCAGGAAGTGCAACAAGCAACGGGTTGTTCTATCGATTCTTCAGTGGCTTTTATTCAAAATTTAGAGCAAAAATACCAAGTCGATTTGTTAGATAAAATGAATGTGACTTTCAAAAACGGAGAACACATAGCTCATAAATCATTACTTGATTTTAAACGGATGGCTAAAGAAAAAGCAGTAACTGCCAATACCATCGTTTTTAATAATTTAGTGAATAGTATCGAAGAGTTTAACGAAAGTTGGGAAGTTCCTGCAGGCGAAAGCTGGCACAGTCGTTTCTTTTAA
- a CDS encoding (Fe-S)-binding protein has protein sequence MSEVLNVPTMAEMMAQGKQPEVLFWVGCAGSFDDRAKKITKAFVRILNRANVAFAVLGTEESCTGDPAKRAGNEFLFQMQAMMNIEVLNAYEAKKIVTACPHCFNTLKNEYPELGGKYEVVHHTEFLKSLLDSGRLTIEGGQFKGKRITFHDPCYLGRANNIYEAPRDLIQKLDAELVEMKRSRANGLCCGAGGAQMFKDAEKGDKEINVERTEDALATKPEIIAAGCPFCNTMMTDGVKAKEQEANIKVMDIAELIANAQDL, from the coding sequence ATGTCAGAAGTATTAAATGTGCCAACGATGGCAGAAATGATGGCTCAAGGCAAGCAACCCGAAGTTTTGTTTTGGGTAGGTTGTGCGGGTAGCTTTGATGACAGAGCCAAAAAAATTACTAAGGCATTTGTGCGTATTTTAAATCGTGCCAATGTTGCCTTTGCTGTATTGGGAACGGAAGAAAGTTGTACTGGTGATCCGGCCAAAAGAGCAGGTAATGAATTTTTGTTCCAGATGCAAGCTATGATGAACATTGAGGTTTTGAATGCTTATGAAGCCAAAAAAATCGTTACCGCTTGTCCACATTGTTTTAATACACTGAAAAACGAATACCCTGAATTAGGAGGGAAGTATGAAGTAGTTCACCACACCGAATTCTTGAAATCTTTATTAGATAGTGGAAGATTAACCATTGAAGGCGGACAGTTCAAAGGAAAAAGAATCACTTTTCATGACCCTTGTTATCTAGGGAGAGCTAACAATATCTATGAAGCTCCAAGAGATTTAATTCAGAAGTTAGATGCAGAATTAGTGGAAATGAAACGCTCGCGTGCCAATGGTTTATGCTGTGGTGCTGGTGGCGCTCAGATGTTTAAAGATGCTGAAAAAGGGGATAAAGAGATTAATGTAGAAAGAACCGAAGACGCTTTAGCCACTAAACCAGAAATCATTGCAGCGGGTTGTCCGTTTTGCAATACCATGATGACTGACGGAGTAAAAGCCAAAGAACAAGAAGCCAATATCAAAGTGATGGATATTGCAGAACTGATTGCAAACGCTCAAGATTTGTAA
- the bshA gene encoding N-acetyl-alpha-D-glucosaminyl L-malate synthase BshA, with protein MKIAIVCYPTFGGSGVVATELGLELAHRGHEIHFITYRQPVRLALLNSNVHYHEVNVPEYPLFHYQPYELALSSKLVDTVKLYKIELLHVHYAIPHAYAGYMAKQMLKSEGIHIPMVTTLHGTDITLVGNHPVYKTAVTFSINKSDVVTSVSQSLKDDTYNHFKIKKDIHVIPNFIELDKIRNETLISCQRSVMAKKEERIVTHISNFRKVKRIPDIIKIFYKIQEKIPAKLMMVGDGPEKSKAEELCQELGIEDKVIFFGNSHEIDQILSYSDLFLLPSETESFGLAALEAMAWSVPVISSNSGGLPEVNFDGISGYLSNVGDIDSMAANALTILSDDVTLKTFKQNALSTAKQFDIKNILPLYEELYHKALQKSKSK; from the coding sequence ATGAAAATAGCCATTGTTTGCTATCCAACGTTTGGAGGAAGCGGCGTAGTTGCCACAGAGTTAGGACTGGAGCTCGCTCACCGAGGACACGAGATACATTTCATTACCTATAGACAACCTGTACGGTTAGCGTTATTAAATTCGAACGTACATTATCATGAGGTCAATGTTCCTGAATATCCCTTGTTTCATTACCAACCTTATGAGTTAGCCTTGTCTAGTAAACTGGTGGATACGGTTAAACTTTATAAAATTGAATTATTACATGTGCATTATGCGATTCCCCATGCCTATGCGGGTTATATGGCCAAGCAAATGTTGAAAAGTGAAGGCATACATATTCCGATGGTTACCACGCTTCACGGTACTGATATCACATTGGTAGGAAACCATCCCGTATACAAAACGGCTGTAACTTTTAGTATCAATAAATCGGATGTGGTGACTTCGGTTTCTCAAAGTTTGAAAGACGATACTTATAATCATTTCAAAATCAAAAAGGACATTCATGTAATCCCTAATTTTATTGAATTGGACAAGATTCGAAATGAGACACTGATTTCTTGTCAGCGTTCCGTTATGGCAAAAAAGGAAGAGCGTATTGTCACACATATTAGTAACTTCCGAAAAGTAAAACGCATTCCAGATATTATTAAAATATTTTATAAGATTCAGGAAAAGATTCCAGCCAAGTTGATGATGGTAGGCGATGGACCTGAAAAATCCAAAGCAGAAGAATTGTGTCAAGAATTGGGTATTGAAGACAAGGTAATTTTCTTTGGCAACAGTCACGAAATAGACCAAATATTATCGTATTCCGATTTGTTCTTATTACCTTCAGAAACGGAAAGTTTTGGATTGGCAGCTTTAGAAGCCATGGCTTGGAGTGTTCCTGTTATTTCTAGTAACTCGGGTGGTTTACCCGAAGTGAATTTTGATGGAATATCGGGATATTTGAGTAATGTTGGAGATATTGATAGCATGGCAGCCAATGCTTTGACTATTTTATCCGATGATGTTACTTTAAAAACATTTAAACAGAATGCATTAAGCACTGCTAAACAATTTGATATTAAAAACATATTGCCACTTTATGAAGAATTGTATCATAAGGCGCTTCAAAAAAGTAAATCAAAATGA
- a CDS encoding N-acetylmuramoyl-L-alanine amidase family protein yields the protein MSKYNNTLKILSLLTVLFCSTVYSQNKDKFKVTLDAGHGDHDYGAVYHGHIEKNIALAVVLKVGKLLEKNSSIDVVYTRKTDQFIDLVERANIANRADANIFVSIHCNANPNNAADGCETYVMGMSKNASNLEAAKRENSVITLEKDYKQKYEGYDPKSPESLIGMTIMQEEYLDNSIALAGKVQAQFIQVGKKSRGVKQAPYMVLHKAYMPRVLIEMGFISNQAEGAKLDSEEGQQEIAESIANAIISYKKEYFGSNDSDTMIKPSQRIDPVKSIDSTASKPVVKTPTEIKKPEKKPETKPEVKPEVVSTGVASFKVQLSASGKKLELVPSNFNGLGNISMASEGTLYKYMYGETSNYEEAKRLLAEAKAKGYSSAFLIAFKNGKKVSVQEALKQ from the coding sequence ATAAGTAAATATAATAATACGCTAAAAATACTGTCTTTATTGACAGTATTATTTTGTAGTACGGTCTATTCACAAAACAAAGATAAGTTCAAAGTTACCCTTGACGCTGGACACGGAGATCATGATTATGGTGCTGTGTATCATGGTCATATAGAAAAGAATATTGCCTTGGCGGTAGTCTTAAAGGTGGGGAAACTATTAGAAAAAAACTCTAGTATAGATGTGGTTTACACCCGAAAAACCGATCAGTTTATTGATTTGGTGGAGCGCGCAAACATTGCTAATCGAGCGGATGCTAACATCTTTGTATCTATTCACTGTAATGCTAATCCCAATAATGCGGCAGATGGTTGTGAGACTTATGTAATGGGTATGTCTAAAAATGCTTCCAATCTTGAAGCGGCAAAACGAGAGAACTCGGTAATTACCTTAGAGAAAGATTATAAGCAAAAGTATGAAGGGTACGATCCAAAGTCGCCAGAATCTTTGATAGGCATGACCATCATGCAAGAAGAGTATTTGGATAATAGTATTGCCCTAGCCGGAAAAGTACAAGCGCAATTCATTCAAGTAGGTAAAAAAAGCAGAGGAGTTAAACAAGCGCCTTATATGGTATTACACAAAGCTTATATGCCTAGAGTATTGATAGAGATGGGTTTTATTTCAAATCAAGCAGAGGGCGCCAAGTTAGATTCAGAAGAAGGGCAACAAGAAATAGCCGAATCGATTGCTAATGCTATTATCAGTTACAAAAAAGAATACTTTGGTTCCAATGATAGTGACACTATGATTAAACCATCACAGAGAATTGACCCTGTAAAATCTATTGACTCTACCGCTAGTAAACCAGTAGTTAAGACTCCGACTGAAATTAAAAAACCAGAGAAAAAGCCAGAAACCAAACCGGAGGTAAAACCAGAAGTGGTTTCAACAGGAGTAGCTTCCTTCAAAGTACAACTTTCGGCTAGTGGCAAGAAATTAGAACTTGTTCCGAGCAATTTCAACGGATTGGGCAATATCTCTATGGCTTCAGAAGGGACTTTGTATAAATACATGTATGGAGAAACTTCTAATTATGAAGAAGCCAAACGTTTGTTAGCAGAAGCTAAAGCGAAAGGATATAGTTCTGCCTTTTTAATTGCTTTTAAAAATGGTAAAAAAGTTTCAGTTCAAGAAGCATTAAAACAATAA
- a CDS encoding MlaD family protein produces the protein MKITREIKTAILVIISIALFIWGYSFLKGKDLLANYKTFYVQYDNVEGLMKSAPVTINGLNVGKVSKVEFLTDNSGKIRVELQIKSDFPISKSSIASIYEPGLIGGKQIMITPNFEDKEIAESGITLKGDIKPGLTTLVAQRLTPLQEKVEKMVVSADGLLKNVNSILDSKTKENLKSSIANLDATLAEFKVASENVNVMLAENKGKINSTITNFDKASGNFAKISDSLAKINIGKTVKNLEKTLASVDKIMADVQSGKGTLGKLAKDETLYNNFAKTSKELELLLQDLRLNPTRYVNVSLFGKKNKPYKAPVNDTIKK, from the coding sequence TTGAAAATTACTAGAGAAATTAAGACCGCGATATTAGTTATTATCTCGATTGCATTGTTCATTTGGGGATACAGTTTCTTAAAAGGAAAGGACTTATTAGCCAATTATAAAACATTTTATGTACAGTATGATAATGTGGAAGGTTTGATGAAATCGGCTCCAGTTACTATTAACGGACTCAATGTTGGTAAAGTGAGCAAGGTAGAATTCCTTACCGATAACTCAGGAAAAATCAGAGTGGAACTTCAAATCAAATCCGATTTTCCAATTTCAAAATCAAGTATAGCTTCTATTTATGAGCCAGGATTGATAGGTGGAAAGCAAATTATGATTACTCCCAATTTTGAGGATAAAGAAATTGCAGAATCTGGTATAACTTTAAAAGGAGACATCAAACCCGGTTTAACTACCTTAGTGGCGCAACGTTTGACACCATTACAAGAAAAAGTAGAAAAGATGGTTGTTTCAGCGGATGGTCTGCTTAAAAATGTGAACTCCATTTTAGATTCTAAAACCAAAGAAAATTTAAAAAGCAGTATTGCCAATTTAGATGCCACGTTAGCGGAATTCAAAGTAGCTTCTGAGAATGTCAATGTAATGTTGGCTGAAAATAAAGGAAAAATTAATTCTACGATTACCAACTTTGACAAAGCATCCGGTAATTTTGCTAAGATATCTGATTCGTTAGCTAAAATTAACATTGGTAAAACGGTTAAAAACTTAGAAAAAACATTAGCTAGCGTTGATAAAATCATGGCCGATGTACAATCGGGTAAAGGAACTTTGGGCAAATTAGCCAAAGATGAAACGTTGTACAACAACTTCGCCAAAACTTCTAAAGAGTTGGAATTATTGTTACAAGACTTGCGTTTAAATCCTACTCGTTATGTGAATGTATCGCTGTTTGGAAAGAAAAACAAACCTTATAAAGCACCCGTAAACGACACTATTAAGAAGTAA
- a CDS encoding phosphoheptose isomerase — translation MKAEDIEKKLQSITQNGQHLSPILPEGVKNYLIDIDGTVCDDIPNEEPERMLTAEVYPDALVTLNKWYDEGHIIFFFTSRTEAHREYTEIWLKKHGFKYHGILFGKPRGGNYHWIDNHLVKATRYRGKFTDLVEKEVTIQVFDDEHHE, via the coding sequence ATGAAAGCGGAAGACATTGAAAAAAAACTGCAAAGCATCACGCAAAACGGACAGCATTTAAGTCCAATTTTACCTGAAGGGGTAAAGAATTATTTAATTGATATTGACGGAACCGTTTGTGATGATATTCCAAACGAAGAGCCAGAAAGAATGTTGACCGCAGAGGTGTATCCAGATGCTTTGGTAACGTTGAACAAATGGTATGATGAAGGTCATATTATATTTTTCTTTACTTCAAGAACCGAAGCTCACAGAGAGTATACAGAGATTTGGTTGAAAAAACACGGATTCAAATACCACGGTATTCTTTTCGGAAAACCAAGAGGAGGCAACTACCACTGGATAGATAATCACTTGGTAAAAGCGACTCGTTACAGAGGAAAGTTCACTGATTTAGTAGAAAAAGAAGTAACCATTCAGGTGTTCGATGACGAGCATCATGAATAA
- a CDS encoding (Fe-S)-binding protein — MMYIDNILFAIILVVGIGFFAKNVKKLKRNINLGHDVNRNDNPSARWKNMAMIALGQSKMVKRPVAGFLHIIVYAGFIIINIEVLEIIIDGLFGTHRVFSFLGGFYGFLIGSFEILAVLVLVAVIVFWIRRNVIKLKRFASSDLNGSPKRDADTILYFEIVLMSLFLIMNATDLHFQAMNSGNVISQFITPWFSSFDIMQVEAIEMTAWWIHIIGILVFLNYLYYSKHLHILLAFPNTYFADLNPKGQFDNLESVTNEVKLMMDPNADPFAAPPADATAVPSKFGASDVQDLNWVQLLNAYTCTECGRCTSSCPANQTGKKLSPRKIMMDTRDRMEEVGRNIDANKGVFVPDNKSLLNDYITPEELWACTSCNACVEECPVNISPLSIIMDMRRYLVMEQSAAPQSLNAMMTNIENNGAPWQYNQQDRLNWKNEN, encoded by the coding sequence ATGATGTATATCGACAACATACTGTTTGCTATTATTCTCGTTGTGGGAATTGGTTTTTTTGCTAAAAATGTAAAAAAGCTAAAGCGCAATATCAATTTGGGACATGATGTGAATCGCAATGACAATCCATCTGCGCGTTGGAAAAACATGGCTATGATTGCTTTAGGACAATCCAAAATGGTAAAAAGACCCGTTGCTGGATTTTTACACATCATTGTTTATGCCGGATTTATCATCATCAACATTGAAGTACTTGAAATTATTATCGATGGTCTTTTCGGAACTCACCGCGTATTCTCATTCTTAGGTGGATTTTACGGTTTCTTAATTGGTTCTTTCGAAATATTAGCGGTATTAGTTTTAGTGGCAGTAATCGTTTTTTGGATTCGAAGAAATGTGATCAAATTAAAACGTTTTGCAAGCTCTGATTTGAATGGTTCTCCAAAAAGAGATGCCGATACTATCTTGTATTTCGAAATCGTATTGATGTCGTTGTTCTTGATTATGAATGCCACCGATTTGCATTTCCAAGCGATGAACTCTGGGAATGTGATTTCACAATTTATTACTCCATGGTTTTCTTCATTTGATATAATGCAAGTAGAAGCCATTGAAATGACCGCTTGGTGGATTCATATTATTGGAATATTAGTATTCTTAAACTACTTGTACTATTCGAAACACTTGCATATTTTATTGGCTTTCCCTAATACTTATTTTGCTGATTTGAATCCGAAAGGACAATTCGATAATTTAGAAAGTGTTACTAATGAAGTAAAACTGATGATGGACCCTAATGCTGATCCGTTTGCTGCACCACCTGCTGATGCAACTGCTGTACCTAGCAAATTTGGAGCTTCGGATGTACAAGATTTGAATTGGGTACAACTATTGAACGCCTACACTTGTACTGAATGTGGTCGTTGTACTTCTTCTTGTCCGGCTAATCAAACAGGAAAGAAATTGTCACCTCGTAAAATCATGATGGATACTCGTGACAGAATGGAAGAAGTAGGTAGAAATATAGATGCCAACAAAGGGGTGTTTGTTCCTGATAACAAATCGTTGTTGAATGATTATATCACTCCTGAAGAGCTATGGGCTTGTACTTCTTGTAATGCTTGTGTGGAAGAATGCCCAGTGAATATTAGTCCGTTATCCATTATTATGGATATGAGACGCTATTTAGTTATGGAGCAAAGTGCAGCACCACAATCTTTAAATGCTATGATGACCAATATAGAAAATAACGGTGCACCATGGCAGTACAACCAACAAGATCGATTAAACTGGAAAAACGAAAATTAA
- a CDS encoding glycoside hydrolase family 3 N-terminal domain-containing protein, which yields MKSLWFKISALAMVSFLVTNCSSTKALPNNTHLAKAGIAEDEEIYIPHLKSERKNFFPETDAEIHWVDSVYNQLSFDEKVGQLFMVAAYSNRDASHEADIDKLITENKIGGLIFFQGGPFRQAKLTNHFQSKSKVPLFIGIDAEWGMSMRLDSTFRYPFNMTLGAIKDLKLIEKVGTSMAKESKRMGVHFNFAPVLDINTNPKNPIIGYRSFGENKVNVTEHAIALMTGAQNQGIFSTGKHFPGHGDTATDSHASLPTVNATLDHLEKVELYPYKRMFDEGLVSVMVAHLNVPSIEPREGYPTSISYNVVTNILKNELGFDGLIFTDALNMKGASNFRKPGDIDLEAFQAGNDILLFAENVPLASEKICMAYQDSLISESRLAESVKKILHYKYKAGLNQYKPVEPINLFHDINPSSNEQLQYELYENAVTVVKNDEGILPIKDLNQKIAYVKLGDDTNSSFVTTLKKYTEVTEVSDANVDSLLVKLKDYTTVIIGYHKSDKSWWKVPAFTDTELQIISKVGAQNKVILDCFSKPYVLSQIQNFDVIKGLVVSYQNQDIAQLVSAEVLFGAIESKGKLSVSINETYKAGDGLTTEKLNRLSFGVPESVNMSSEKLKQIETIAQKAIDGKMAPGMQILVARKGKVIYQKSFGKQTYEGNVKVKNTDLYDVASMTKMVATLPNVMQLYDQKKVTLATTLGEMLPIFKGSNKQQITFKELLSHYGRLQAWIPFYKATLDSAKMPLDKYYKKVYTEGFTKRVSDSLFLRDDYHDTIMKKIVNSPLIEKKEYRYSDFTFIILKQYLEKTTGKHLEDLAYDNFYKSLGMNNTLYNPLKRFDKSVIAPTEIDTYFRHTLVQGYVHDMEAAMEDGVGGHAGIFSNAMDIAKMMQLYLQKGNYGGQQYFSEATFNDFNTCWFCAEGNRRGLGFDKPQLSGGGPTCGCVSMSSFGHTGFTGTIAWVDPKTDIVYIFLSNRTYPDSNLPNTLSKQNIREDIQKVIQDAIMDK from the coding sequence ATGAAGAGTCTTTGGTTCAAAATAAGCGCATTGGCGATGGTGTCGTTTTTGGTTACGAATTGTTCGTCTACCAAAGCATTACCTAACAATACCCATTTAGCCAAAGCCGGAATTGCCGAAGACGAAGAAATCTATATCCCACACTTAAAATCAGAACGAAAAAACTTTTTTCCTGAAACTGATGCAGAAATTCATTGGGTGGATAGTGTTTATAATCAACTTTCCTTTGATGAAAAAGTAGGGCAATTATTTATGGTGGCGGCTTATTCTAATAGAGATGCCTCTCATGAAGCCGACATCGACAAACTCATTACTGAAAATAAAATAGGCGGATTAATATTTTTTCAAGGCGGTCCTTTTCGTCAAGCCAAATTAACGAATCATTTTCAGTCGAAATCAAAAGTGCCCTTATTCATAGGAATTGATGCTGAATGGGGAATGAGCATGCGTTTGGATTCTACCTTCCGTTATCCTTTCAATATGACTTTAGGTGCTATCAAAGATTTGAAATTGATAGAGAAAGTAGGCACTAGCATGGCCAAAGAAAGTAAAAGAATGGGAGTCCATTTCAACTTTGCTCCGGTTTTAGATATCAATACCAATCCTAAGAATCCTATTATTGGTTATCGTTCTTTTGGCGAGAATAAAGTCAATGTCACGGAACACGCCATCGCTTTGATGACAGGAGCTCAAAATCAAGGGATATTTTCTACTGGAAAACACTTCCCAGGTCACGGAGATACTGCCACTGATTCTCATGCTTCCTTGCCAACAGTTAACGCAACATTAGATCATTTAGAAAAAGTAGAATTGTACCCCTACAAAAGAATGTTTGATGAAGGTTTGGTTTCTGTAATGGTAGCTCATTTGAATGTGCCGAGTATCGAACCAAGAGAAGGCTATCCTACTTCTATTTCTTATAATGTGGTAACCAACATCCTAAAAAACGAGTTGGGTTTTGACGGGCTTATTTTTACCGATGCCTTGAATATGAAAGGGGCTAGTAATTTCAGAAAGCCAGGTGATATTGATTTAGAAGCCTTTCAAGCTGGAAACGACATCTTGCTTTTTGCTGAAAATGTGCCCCTAGCTTCTGAAAAAATTTGTATGGCGTATCAAGACAGTCTAATTTCAGAAAGTCGATTAGCCGAATCCGTAAAAAAGATTTTGCATTATAAATACAAAGCGGGACTTAATCAATATAAGCCAGTAGAACCCATTAATCTATTCCATGATATTAATCCTAGTAGCAATGAACAGTTGCAATATGAGTTGTATGAAAATGCGGTTACCGTTGTAAAAAATGATGAGGGAATATTACCGATAAAAGATTTAAATCAAAAAATTGCCTATGTAAAATTGGGTGATGACACTAACAGTTCGTTTGTAACTACTTTAAAAAAATATACTGAAGTAACTGAAGTTTCGGATGCCAATGTGGATTCGTTACTAGTAAAATTAAAGGATTACACTACCGTAATTATTGGCTATCATAAGTCAGATAAATCATGGTGGAAAGTCCCAGCTTTTACGGATACAGAATTACAAATTATAAGTAAAGTTGGTGCGCAAAACAAAGTTATTTTAGATTGTTTTTCCAAGCCTTATGTATTATCCCAAATTCAAAATTTTGATGTTATTAAAGGATTGGTAGTCTCCTATCAAAATCAAGATATCGCTCAATTAGTTTCGGCTGAAGTCCTTTTCGGAGCAATAGAATCAAAAGGGAAATTATCAGTTTCTATAAACGAAACCTATAAAGCAGGAGATGGTTTAACTACTGAGAAACTAAACCGATTAAGTTTTGGTGTTCCTGAAAGTGTCAATATGAGTTCTGAAAAACTGAAACAAATTGAGACTATTGCTCAAAAAGCTATTGATGGCAAAATGGCACCAGGTATGCAGATTTTAGTCGCTCGTAAAGGGAAAGTCATTTATCAAAAGTCTTTTGGGAAACAAACGTATGAGGGTAATGTTAAAGTTAAAAACACCGACTTATATGATGTAGCTTCGATGACCAAAATGGTGGCAACATTGCCTAATGTGATGCAGTTGTATGATCAAAAGAAAGTTACTTTAGCGACTACTTTGGGGGAAATGTTACCTATCTTCAAAGGTTCAAATAAACAGCAAATAACCTTCAAGGAATTGCTTTCTCATTATGGCAGATTGCAAGCTTGGATTCCGTTTTATAAAGCTACTTTAGATTCGGCTAAAATGCCTTTAGACAAATACTATAAAAAAGTATATACCGAAGGATTTACCAAAAGAGTTTCCGATAGTTTGTTTTTACGGGATGATTATCATGATACTATTATGAAAAAAATTGTTAATAGTCCGTTGATAGAAAAAAAGGAATACCGATATAGTGATTTTACGTTCATTATCCTGAAACAATATTTAGAAAAAACTACAGGGAAGCATTTGGAGGATTTGGCTTATGATAATTTTTATAAATCGCTTGGGATGAATAATACATTATATAATCCTTTAAAGAGATTTGACAAAAGTGTTATTGCACCCACTGAAATCGATACTTATTTCCGTCATACTTTAGTACAAGGCTATGTTCATGATATGGAAGCTGCTATGGAAGATGGAGTAGGTGGTCATGCTGGTATTTTTTCGAATGCGATGGATATTGCCAAAATGATGCAGTTGTATCTTCAAAAAGGAAATTATGGGGGACAGCAGTATTTCTCTGAAGCTACTTTTAATGATTTTAATACTTGCTGGTTTTGTGCTGAAGGAAATCGACGTGGCTTAGGATTTGACAAACCACAACTTAGTGGAGGTGGCCCAACTTGTGGTTGCGTTTCGATGTCGAGTTTTGGTCACACTGGTTTTACTGGAACTATAGCTTGGGTTGACCCAAAAACAGATATTGTCTATATTTTTCTTTCCAATAGAACCTATCCTGATTCTAACTTACCCAATACGCTTTCCAAGCAAAATATCCGTGAAGACATTCAAAAAGTGATTCAGGATGCGATTATGGATAAATAA